From one Pseudomonas sp. S35 genomic stretch:
- a CDS encoding NAD(P)-dependent oxidoreductase, with the protein MKKSVVLYKKLSAPLMARLHEHAEVTLIEALDEIGLAKLRDALPTAHGLLGASLRLDARLLDLAPQLEAVASVSVGVDNYDIDYLTQRGILLSNTPDVLTETTADTGFALILATARRVVELADMVRAGQWNKNIGPSHFGSDVHGKTLGIIGMGRIGEALAQRGHFGFGMPVIYHSHSPKPAVEQRFGAQYRSLNDLLEQADFVCLTLPLTAETEKLIGAQEFARMGPETIFINISRGKVVDEAALVEALQQRSIRAAGLDVFEKEPLNHNSPLLRLNNVVATPHIGSATHETREAMAKCAVDNLLAALAGEKPRNLVNPATWKQ; encoded by the coding sequence ATGAAAAAGTCTGTCGTGTTGTACAAGAAACTCTCCGCGCCGCTGATGGCGCGCCTGCATGAACACGCTGAGGTTACGCTGATCGAAGCCCTGGATGAGATCGGCCTGGCCAAGCTGCGCGACGCCCTGCCCACCGCTCATGGCCTGCTCGGTGCCAGCCTGCGCCTGGATGCCAGGTTGCTGGACCTCGCGCCGCAACTGGAAGCCGTGGCCAGTGTGTCCGTAGGGGTCGATAACTACGACATCGACTACCTGACCCAGCGCGGCATCCTGCTCAGCAACACCCCGGACGTGCTCACCGAAACCACCGCCGACACCGGCTTTGCGCTGATCCTCGCCACCGCTCGGCGCGTGGTGGAGTTGGCCGACATGGTGCGCGCCGGCCAGTGGAACAAAAACATCGGCCCGTCGCACTTTGGCAGCGATGTGCACGGCAAGACCCTGGGCATCATCGGCATGGGCCGCATCGGCGAAGCCCTCGCCCAGCGCGGGCACTTTGGGTTTGGCATGCCGGTGATCTACCACAGCCACTCGCCCAAGCCGGCGGTGGAACAGCGCTTTGGCGCGCAATACCGCAGCTTGAACGACTTGCTGGAGCAAGCCGACTTTGTCTGCCTCACCTTGCCGCTTACGGCTGAAACCGAAAAATTGATCGGCGCCCAAGAGTTTGCGCGAATGGGCCCCGAGACGATTTTTATCAATATCTCGCGAGGCAAAGTGGTGGACGAAGCGGCGCTGGTCGAGGCGTTGCAGCAACGCTCGATTCGCGCGGCCGGGTTGGATGTGTTTGAGAAGGAACCGCTGAATCACAACTCGCCGCTGCTGCGCCTGAACAATGTGGTAGCCACACCGCATATCGGCTCGGCCACCCATGAGACAAGGGAGGCGATGGCAAAGTGTGCAGTGGATAATCTGCTGGCGGCGCTGGCAGGTGAAAAGCCCAGGAATCTGGTGAATCCAGCGACCTGGAAACAATAA